A segment of the Juglans regia cultivar Chandler chromosome 15, Walnut 2.0, whole genome shotgun sequence genome:
aaacaaaaaaaaaatatgtatatatatctaagtATTTAgataaattacttaaaaaatttacttaagaCCAACAATTAGTATTTGCCGGTAATTAAcaacactaaataaaaaatagtgatgAATAAGGatgcttattttttaattttgtttttatttctttcaccctaataagttaataactaaCTAGGAACATTGAATAATAGCGcctaaaatgaaaaagaaaaagagccaTTACTAATCAAGTTTCTGAAAAGAGTGCTCCATCAATTACCAAATTGGAACTATCATAaaattgagattattttgtTTCCTTCCTTATCAGAAACGACCTCATAGGAAGGCGGGGCTTATCTATTGGAGAATGGGGAGGGAGAAGGCCGGGAAGGAAGAATGGAAAGGGGTTCTACAAGCTCTTTGCCCCCACACATCTAACCAGATTGGGTTGGGCCTTACCCGTAAGGCTCCACCATCAGTGCATAAACGCCCTCTTGCTATCCATTAGTCTTTTTTGACCAGGATTGCTCCCACGCCAGTAGCGTTCATGATCAGCATAGTCAACTGTGTATCGATAGAAAGACAAGGCGGCATATCCCCTAAACAATGGAATGGTTATGTCCATTATGTCCTTCTTTATTCTCAACATGTTGTGGTGCCCGATGGTGCGTAGGAGCAGGTCGATTACTCCATATCACCGCGAAGTAACAAGCCATGCCAGAATCTGATCTATCTACCCAGCAATTCCAAAAAAGCACCAAACATTTCCTTACACCCTTTTAcgaagaaggaaaaacaaattaagagcAATATTTAATATGAGAAGGAGGATTTGGTTGACGACGGCCGACTAtagctttctttttttgtttttttgtttttttttctgttttagcTGTTCCCAGAGACCAGTGCCTGGTCAACTAAAATGATGTGTTGGTCGTACCGCGTACGCTTGGCGAGCTTCATTGAAGCTTCCTTGCCTCCTTCCTTTCCACttccttttctaatttttagtaTCTGATAAAACATACTCTAGATTGACCAGGCACTACGAAACCCAAAACGACCACATAATATTGTTCGTCTATTCCTTAATTTTCTCCTTCTATTACAGACACATTAATACAGTTGGTGTgttcaattaaaattttcaccTTTTTCGTTTATTTCGGGTACTTGCTTGTTTCTGTGACTTTGGGCCTGCCTGAAGGACGCACTGAAATATGGCTGGAATGCTTCCTGGAGTGGAATGTGCCCGAAGAAGACGGATGATCCATGGCAGCACCAGACGTTCATCGTCTCTCTGCTTATACACAATCAGCCATGAAAACCATCacacttcttcctcttcctcttctttggTGGGTACTCTTCTTTTAGTCTTAGACATGTTCATTTCTGATCTCTGTCCTTTTTTATGTCACTAATGTACAAGTATATTACACAACAACAGAAAAGAAGTCTATTATACAAGTCATGCAATGATGAGGAACTGAGTGGAGCAGCTAGAGAAGCCAAGGAGAGATTAGATGAGAGGTTGACAGCACATAGAAAATCTGAAACCAAAAGGTTAGGACATATTTCGCTGCTCTGTGCTTTAGGCTCCATCAACCTACCTGTTCTGATTCtaattttcatcattatttataaatatatttatctttttctgtTGTTGGATAAATTAGGAGTAACACTGAAAAGATCTCGAGTTTTGTGGAGCGTAAATCCATGGTGCTTGGAGAGTTACAGAAAGAGGCGTTGGGGTCGAAACAGAGCGGCCCAGAGAGGTTCAGTTGGATGAAGTTGAGCTGGAAGTCCTCCGACCAAAACAACTGCGCTGTTTGCATGTGAGATGCTTGTTTGCCATGGCTATATAGGAACTTTGCTACCAAATTGAGCTGCTTCCAGATTAATCCAACTACTTATGTTGAACACCCAATTAATTATTAGGCAAAGAAAATGCTCCATTGGGTTGAGATTGGAAATGGAAAACTCAAAATCTAATTTAGCCCTTGTTATTCTGTGTATGAATATGGGTATTGTTCAATCtaatgtaaatttaaaattataatctttagctcaaaatattaaacaaaatcCTTCAGCTGTATATATAAGACATAAAACCAATTAGATAAGGTctgatttgttttcacaattcttctcaacttatatcatttcatctcatctaatcattgtaatatttttaaattcttacacaaaataaaataaacaattcaattttttcaaatcttaaaataaaaataatattaaaaaatttatattctaataatattttattcaacttttaattttaatctcaactcatctcattttatctcatctcatctgtgaaaacaaatgaggtcaAGCGGTTTCTTATGACCGCAATAGGATTTACTGAATTAAAACACATCTAAGACCCCCAACATGTTCTGGTCTCCACTCGGCAACCAACTTTTCCTACAACAATGGAGTAACACATTTAAAAATGACATGAGGAGCTTTCTAGGAGGCATGATATCAAAAGGACAGAGAAATAAGGCAGTCGATTAGGCTGAGTCATCGGGAAGAATAATCAAAACCATtgagattagattagattagattaatgatgattagattagattgtATTATTGGTTTAAAGATTGTCCAAATcgctattattaaaaaagttgaatatcaATGTACACAATTTATAGAATATCAATGTATACAAAATTGTCGTTTTCACTGCTTCATGCCGAGTGCatatatttaaaggaaaaatctaTTCTTAGGCCGGTTCATTTTTTCAACACCACACACCGTGACGTGGCGAACCCTGTTTGCTCGCCACATCACGGTTTCTCACTTTCCTCTCAGACAAGGTTCGCACTTCGCACGCTGGAAAAGTTGAGGCCTTTCCCTTCCTCCCCCATTTTCCATATTCTAATCATTGGAATGCTCCTAATAGCAAAGAAGGGAGACAGACCATAGTGAATTCGTGAGTTGCTCTGAGGGCCCCGAGGGTTTTAAGCTTATCCTCCtctaaccctagccgcccctTCCCCCTTCCCTCCTGCCAACACCACTTTGACGTTGATTTCGACATTTCGTTGGTCTCTTCCGCTGATTCAATGTAAGATATTGAAGAATTGGAACTTGGAGTCGAAATAGTATTAAATCCCCAATTGCTACGTTAATTCTATTAACctgcaaaaaaatattctttttagaaGAACCCAAAAGCCAAAACAAGCTTCGACAAAGAGACTATTCCACAACTTTGCAGCTAAGGCTGCGTCtatgtttatatattgattaactGAGTTTCTATGTTCATTGATCCTACACAGTTTTCTTATTTCTTAGGTTCTGATTGCGAATAAAGTCTTTAGGAGTAAGTTTTGAGATTTCATTATGGCGACCAGTAAGTATTTCTCTGCTTCtttctattat
Coding sequences within it:
- the LOC109001119 gene encoding uncharacterized protein LOC109001119; the encoded protein is MAGMLPGVECARRRRMIHGSTRRSSSLCLYTISHENHHTSSSSSSLKRSLLYKSCNDEELSGAAREAKERLDERLTAHRKSETKRSNTEKISSFVERKSMVLGELQKEALGSKQSGPERFSWMKLSWKSSDQNNCAVCM